One Tolypothrix bouteillei VB521301 DNA window includes the following coding sequences:
- a CDS encoding TPM domain-containing protein → MYSLIAKVVATEELKKLLVKSLKPILWIGTLCLFLILYPPVSYALQIQDIPNPRQQYGGWVTDMANILSPEAEVQLNTMISNLEAKNSTEIAVVTVLETQPATSPKAFATELFNTWGIGKKNKNNGVLFLISTRDRRVEIERGSGLQKSLSDRKIQQIIETDIIPRFQQGDPEAGILKGTENLVTTLAEISHTNLSHPQSNSHQNNLPAVPGYIWIVGSLGWVGFIGFGGRLFLLSRHPRILGVKPPDGRSRFSAIEHSQSQSLSQPSEVPSLGQWLLVISFVNLIFALFYSLGWQIVKEHQAGRLDSAIVLGEAIWLCLLYFLPYRQAKIFSLFFTIVTAVVFFPFPLVCGAMALASISGAICINIFRDRKEIGSSLWVLTGMTVLAIVMFFSLGAIDASLENASLLPTASVPFALQLFAVQNARAFWGIIPIIQQLGKRFSFRPTYQCDRCHKLMKPIPKNKLSTYLTPAEQVAAKLGSVTFEGWLCSKCQPHLSPPGIYLQSYIQDQHSSFAFKNSFDNCSNCQELTVVRSSSKVLQEPTWTQAGKCGVRQECHCCGYTNDIQETIPPLELPKNALLILPQGRSHGVAEQKHCPVHCANCRNPMTAIRGKQLRPYLILGDLVRSKSGSPATSQSHKTERIGWYCATCYPELTETTIHIRTYTSSTGSRAKSSRSAVESDVSVADSEESWSTDFGDSYSSSESSSSWSSESSSSWGSDSGGSYSSGSDFGGGMSDGGGGGGSW, encoded by the coding sequence TTGTATTCTTTAATAGCTAAAGTAGTTGCAACAGAAGAGTTAAAAAAATTGTTAGTTAAATCTCTTAAGCCAATTCTTTGGATCGGTACGTTGTGCTTGTTCCTCATCCTATATCCTCCAGTCAGCTACGCACTACAAATACAGGATATTCCCAATCCCCGACAGCAATATGGAGGTTGGGTGACGGATATGGCAAATATCCTCAGCCCCGAAGCAGAAGTACAACTGAACACAATGATTTCTAACTTAGAGGCCAAAAATAGTACTGAAATAGCGGTAGTAACCGTTTTGGAGACTCAGCCTGCTACTTCTCCTAAGGCTTTCGCAACTGAGTTATTCAATACTTGGGGAATTGGCAAAAAAAATAAGAATAATGGTGTATTGTTTTTGATATCAACACGAGATCGCCGTGTTGAAATTGAAAGGGGTTCTGGTTTGCAGAAAAGCCTGAGCGATCGCAAAATTCAACAGATTATTGAAACTGATATTATTCCCCGTTTTCAACAAGGAGATCCAGAAGCCGGGATTTTAAAGGGAACAGAAAATCTTGTCACAACACTAGCAGAAATATCCCATACAAATCTATCGCACCCCCAATCTAACTCACATCAAAACAATTTACCTGCTGTTCCTGGATATATTTGGATTGTCGGGAGCTTGGGTTGGGTTGGATTTATTGGGTTTGGGGGTAGATTGTTCCTACTTAGCCGTCATCCTCGAATTCTAGGAGTTAAACCACCAGACGGGCGATCGCGCTTTAGCGCCATCGAACACAGTCAGTCACAGTCTCTATCACAGCCATCAGAGGTGCCATCTCTAGGTCAATGGTTGTTAGTGATTAGCTTTGTTAATTTAATATTTGCTCTATTTTATAGCTTGGGATGGCAGATTGTAAAGGAACATCAAGCAGGTAGGCTGGATTCTGCAATTGTACTTGGGGAAGCCATTTGGCTTTGTCTGTTGTACTTTTTACCATACAGGCAAGCCAAAATATTTAGTCTTTTTTTCACTATAGTGACTGCTGTTGTATTCTTTCCCTTCCCATTAGTTTGTGGGGCGATGGCTTTAGCTTCAATTTCAGGTGCTATCTGCATAAATATCTTTAGAGATCGAAAAGAGATTGGCTCGTCCCTTTGGGTTCTAACAGGGATGACGGTGTTAGCAATTGTTATGTTTTTCTCCCTAGGAGCAATCGATGCAAGTTTGGAAAACGCATCTTTATTACCTACAGCATCTGTGCCGTTTGCCTTGCAACTGTTTGCCGTGCAAAATGCTCGTGCTTTCTGGGGAATAATACCGATAATTCAACAGTTAGGGAAAAGATTTAGTTTTCGTCCCACATATCAGTGCGATCGCTGTCACAAACTCATGAAACCTATTCCAAAGAACAAGCTGTCAACGTACCTCACACCTGCAGAACAGGTAGCGGCAAAACTAGGTAGTGTCACTTTTGAAGGTTGGTTGTGCTCGAAATGTCAACCTCACTTATCACCACCTGGAATTTACTTACAGTCATACATTCAAGACCAACATTCATCTTTTGCCTTCAAAAATTCTTTTGATAATTGCTCAAATTGCCAAGAGTTAACAGTTGTCCGAAGTTCTTCAAAGGTTCTACAAGAGCCTACTTGGACGCAAGCAGGTAAATGTGGAGTCAGACAAGAGTGCCATTGTTGCGGATACACTAACGATATCCAGGAAACTATTCCGCCACTGGAACTTCCTAAGAATGCGCTTCTTATTTTGCCTCAAGGGCGATCGCATGGTGTTGCAGAACAAAAACATTGTCCCGTTCACTGTGCTAACTGTCGCAATCCAATGACCGCAATTAGAGGTAAACAACTAAGACCTTATCTGATACTGGGAGATTTAGTGCGATCGAAAAGCGGTAGCCCTGCAACATCCCAATCTCATAAAACAGAACGAATTGGTTGGTACTGTGCTACCTGCTACCCAGAACTGACTGAAACAACAATACACATTCGTACTTACACAAGCAGTACAGGTTCTAGAGCAAAATCATCTCGTTCGGCAGTAGAATCAGATGTTTCTGTTGCTGATTCTGAGGAAAGCTGGAGTACTGACTTTGGAGATAGCTACAGTAGTAGTGAATCTAGCAGCAGTTGGAGTAGTGAATCTAGCAGCAGTTGGGGTAGTGACTCTGGCGGAAGCTACAGTAGCGGTAGCGATTTTGGTGGTGGAATGAGTGATGGCGGAGGTGGAGGTGGCAGTTGGTAA
- a CDS encoding CHAT domain-containing protein, whose translation MDKVKILFLAADPSDSTRLRLGQELRNIREKLQLSKQRDNFVLESRESVRPGDVTQAIFDTEPQIVHFSGHGINTGELCFENVLGQTQPVQTVALANLFKLVNKQVKCVVLNACYSKAQARVIAEHIPYVIGMSQAIGDQAGITFAVGFYRALGAGRSFEDAYEFACVEIQLENIQKDLIPVLYKQESKNKTESKPNRYEPQANSSHPSRIGFNRNLQEFFTVILVTEKVFWLQWILFTSIGSAISFITSIHGIGSAFFGIVVGGIVTGVAQWWGLRKRIAKIFWWLLATPIGWVIGWAIGGSLIQQAIARIEYTDKFPALFQNEISFLILRVLLGAILFGVVLALAQWFVLRELSTKANWWIVFNPLGTAVSIVSGVIVSRNVDWITGAIVGGLVFGVITGSTILYLLHHPIHRGRPLI comes from the coding sequence ATGGATAAGGTAAAAATTCTATTCCTAGCAGCCGATCCTAGTGACTCTACTCGACTCCGGTTAGGGCAAGAGTTACGTAATATTCGCGAAAAGCTTCAACTCTCCAAACAACGAGACAATTTTGTCTTAGAATCTCGGGAATCTGTGCGTCCGGGAGACGTTACTCAAGCAATTTTTGATACTGAACCTCAGATTGTTCACTTCTCCGGACATGGTATAAATACGGGAGAACTGTGTTTTGAAAATGTTTTAGGACAAACTCAACCCGTACAAACTGTTGCACTAGCTAATCTGTTTAAGTTAGTCAATAAGCAGGTGAAGTGTGTAGTTTTGAATGCTTGCTATTCAAAAGCTCAAGCAAGAGTTATTGCCGAGCATATTCCTTATGTTATTGGCATGAGTCAAGCTATTGGAGACCAAGCTGGAATTACATTTGCTGTCGGTTTTTATAGAGCGTTAGGAGCAGGGCGTTCATTCGAGGATGCTTACGAGTTTGCTTGCGTAGAAATACAATTAGAAAATATTCAAAAAGACTTAATCCCAGTTCTCTACAAACAAGAATCAAAAAATAAGACAGAGAGCAAGCCCAACAGATATGAACCCCAAGCTAACTCAAGTCATCCTTCTCGAATCGGTTTTAATCGAAATTTACAAGAATTTTTTACTGTTATCTTAGTGACAGAGAAAGTATTTTGGCTGCAATGGATATTATTTACTTCTATAGGTAGTGCTATAAGTTTTATTACTAGTATTCATGGTATTGGAAGTGCTTTTTTTGGTATTGTAGTTGGAGGAATTGTAACTGGTGTAGCCCAATGGTGGGGACTTAGAAAACGAATTGCTAAAATCTTCTGGTGGCTATTGGCAACACCTATTGGTTGGGTGATTGGTTGGGCTATAGGTGGTTCTTTAATACAGCAAGCGATCGCAAGAATCGAATATACAGATAAATTTCCGGCTCTATTCCAAAATGAAATTTCATTTCTGATATTGCGTGTACTTTTAGGAGCAATTTTATTTGGAGTGGTACTGGCTCTAGCTCAATGGTTTGTGTTGAGAGAACTCAGTACTAAAGCAAACTGGTGGATTGTGTTTAATCCGCTCGGTACAGCCGTTAGTATTGTCTCAGGCGTGATAGTAAGTCGAAATGTAGATTGGATTACGGGAGCTATTGTTGGAGGACTCGTCTTTGGAGTTATTACCGGAAGCACAATACTATATCTGCTTCATCACCCAATTCATCGGGGTAGACCCTTGATATAA
- a CDS encoding AGE family epimerase/isomerase produces the protein MEHNFQELAELYKNALFNDVLPFWEKYSIDREYGGYFTCIDRFGKVYDTDKFIWLQNRQVWTFSKLYNQLEKRESWLNIASNGARFLAQHGRDDDGNWYFALTREGNPLVQPYNIFSDCFAAMAFSQYALASGEDWAKDVAVQAYNNVLRRKDNPKGKYNKTYPGTRSLKSLAVPMILANLTLEMEWLLPSETLENVLNSTVREVITDFLDSQRGLMYENIAPDGSHVDSFDGRLINPGHGIEAMWFIMDIAHRRNDITVINQAVDVVLNILNFAWDSEYGGLYYFMDADGHPPQQLEWDQKLWWVHLESLVALVMGYRLTGRETCWEWYQKMHDYTWSHFADPEYGEWFGYLNRRGEVLLNLKGGKWKGCFHVPRALYLCWQQFEALL, from the coding sequence ATGGAGCACAACTTTCAAGAGCTAGCCGAACTTTATAAAAATGCTCTCTTCAACGATGTACTTCCATTTTGGGAAAAATATTCGATTGACCGAGAGTACGGCGGTTATTTTACCTGCATCGATCGCTTTGGAAAAGTTTACGACACCGATAAGTTTATCTGGCTGCAAAACCGTCAGGTATGGACTTTTTCCAAATTGTACAACCAGCTAGAAAAGCGAGAATCCTGGTTGAACATTGCCAGCAATGGTGCTCGTTTTCTTGCTCAACACGGTCGGGATGATGATGGTAACTGGTACTTTGCGCTGACCCGTGAAGGAAATCCTTTAGTTCAGCCTTACAATATCTTTTCTGATTGCTTTGCAGCAATGGCTTTTAGTCAATATGCTCTTGCCTCTGGTGAAGATTGGGCAAAAGATGTGGCTGTGCAAGCTTACAATAATGTTTTACGCCGTAAGGACAACCCCAAGGGTAAGTATAACAAGACATATCCGGGTACGCGATCGCTCAAATCTTTGGCAGTACCCATGATATTAGCTAATCTCACTCTAGAAATGGAATGGTTGCTGCCAAGCGAAACTCTAGAGAACGTGCTTAACTCTACTGTTCGGGAAGTAATAACCGACTTTCTAGACTCACAACGGGGACTTATGTATGAAAATATTGCTCCCGATGGTTCCCATGTAGATTCTTTTGATGGTCGTCTAATTAATCCCGGTCACGGGATAGAAGCGATGTGGTTCATTATGGATATTGCCCATCGGCGCAACGACATAACAGTCATTAACCAAGCTGTGGATGTCGTGCTAAACATCCTTAACTTTGCTTGGGACTCTGAATACGGGGGATTGTATTATTTTATGGATGCAGATGGTCATCCCCCACAACAGTTGGAATGGGATCAAAAACTGTGGTGGGTGCATTTGGAGTCTTTGGTTGCACTGGTTATGGGTTATCGCCTGACGGGACGTGAGACATGTTGGGAGTGGTACCAAAAAATGCACGATTACACCTGGTCGCATTTTGCCGATCCAGAATATGGTGAGTGGTTTGGCTACCTCAACCGTCGAGGAGAAGTCCTGTTAAACCTCAAAGGTGGCAAGTGGAAAGGCTGTTTCCACGTACCCCGTGCTTTATACCTTTGCTGGCAGCAGTTTGAAGCTTTGCTCTGA
- a CDS encoding HMA2 domain-containing protein, translating to MTKTKSSRKRLSPGLQKSDDLVSSHLKGDEVKKDTEQSVGQSTEQLSLDELQIIHATSGRVRVRAIDGGNNSKLDTICQSLHRRDGIKEVYVNERTGSLVINFDEQRLSLSQVMELLQSFGVEQPSHHESKTDPFAAWKSLDFWKEQGISFIPLFAGLAVTRRLGIVGFAAFPVYFITANATRRVISYVESQFSAAEKSPSSKDGDNTAVKLNKLDQSLLSEVEQTSTNRAAQSAKITYNVVHAIPGRIRFNVPRVARDRAYAKRLERLLKTDSYVTTVRVSCDAASVAIGYGNSQIPVSYWANLMQLADETIPQTAPVKTPIEQQLPEPQQQSTQSTLSIRTNEEGVLEVVGLWSDYKTPALSAALSFMANFPLDMVS from the coding sequence ATGACCAAAACGAAAAGTAGTCGCAAGAGATTAAGTCCTGGGTTGCAAAAATCTGATGACTTAGTCTCTTCTCATCTGAAAGGCGATGAAGTGAAGAAAGATACAGAACAATCTGTTGGACAGTCAACAGAGCAATTGTCTTTAGACGAGTTGCAAATTATCCATGCAACATCAGGGCGTGTTCGAGTCCGTGCTATTGACGGGGGCAATAACTCAAAACTTGACACTATCTGCCAAAGTTTACATCGGCGAGATGGTATCAAGGAAGTTTATGTCAATGAGCGAACGGGCAGTTTGGTCATTAACTTTGATGAGCAGAGGCTGTCTTTGTCCCAAGTAATGGAGTTGCTCCAGTCATTTGGTGTAGAGCAGCCGTCTCACCATGAAAGCAAGACAGACCCTTTTGCTGCTTGGAAATCTCTAGATTTCTGGAAAGAACAGGGAATTTCGTTTATTCCCTTGTTTGCCGGATTAGCGGTCACCAGAAGGTTGGGGATCGTGGGTTTTGCTGCATTTCCTGTATACTTCATTACAGCAAATGCAACCCGTCGTGTCATAAGCTATGTAGAATCACAATTTTCAGCAGCAGAAAAAAGCCCATCTTCAAAAGATGGAGATAATACTGCAGTAAAACTCAATAAACTCGACCAATCGTTGTTATCAGAAGTGGAGCAAACATCTACAAACAGAGCAGCCCAGTCTGCAAAAATTACTTACAATGTCGTTCATGCCATTCCGGGACGCATCAGGTTTAATGTACCCCGCGTTGCTCGCGATCGCGCCTATGCTAAGCGACTTGAGAGATTGCTGAAGACAGACTCTTACGTGACGACTGTGCGAGTGAGTTGCGATGCGGCTTCGGTTGCTATTGGCTACGGAAATAGTCAAATACCAGTTTCTTACTGGGCGAATTTGATGCAGTTGGCTGATGAGACAATCCCGCAAACAGCTCCTGTAAAGACTCCAATTGAGCAACAACTTCCAGAACCACAGCAGCAGTCTACCCAATCGACACTATCCATAAGGACAAACGAGGAAGGAGTTTTGGAAGTCGTCGGTCTGTGGTCTGATTATAAAACTCCAGCTCTATCTGCAGCGCTATCCTTCATGGCTAACTTTCCATTAGATATGGTTTCATAA
- a CDS encoding heavy metal translocating P-type ATPase: MAELSVQIPTSRFHLAEVALPERNGKAALKEKNGHAPTQISKVQHNVVHAVPGRLRLRVPRLRYDKDYAQRLQSLLEADALFSSVRIKPTASSLAVTYKIGKATEGKIRSHLSYLLQAASDVIVLKPSTLKKAAESETEKPWPGMQLSALTTVLAVLAGPFGLPIPPLMIAATIAVTTLPVVQRAWEGITVEKKFNIDFLDFMAIAITTLQGQFLTPALMLGLIEIGENIRDRTARSSAQQTLDLLSSLGQFAWIERDGEKVQIPIQDVQKGDTVIVYPGEQVPVDGTIVRGKALLDEQKLTGESMPVLKKKGQTVYASTLVREGRVYILTERVGNDTCAGQSIQLMQQAPVHDTRMENYAAKIAQKAVLPTLLLGGIVFATTRNPARAASVLTLDFATGIRVSVPTTVLAALTYAARRGVLIRSGRALEKLAEIDTVVFDKTGTLTRGEATVVHVESLNPNTSPTRVLQLAAAAEQRLTHPVAEAIVRYAEEQKIEIPARGKWDYQLGLGVRAEIDGETVYVGSERLLEQVGIAMEQLDGNEKKATSTIYVASNGQLQGIIKYSDVLRSESREVIAKLLTVEGVEVHMLTGDNRQTASVVAAELGIAPTHTHAEAFPEQKATVVRELHEQGKTVAFVGDGINDSPALAYADVSVSFANGSDIARETADVVLMQNDLHGLLEGIEIARKAKQLIQQNTAMIAVPNLAALVVAVLFGLNPLAATMVNNGSTVVAGVNGLRPILRSRDRKTLPAAR, translated from the coding sequence ATGGCAGAACTTAGTGTGCAAATACCAACCTCCAGATTTCATCTTGCTGAAGTAGCGCTACCTGAAAGAAATGGGAAAGCTGCTTTAAAAGAGAAAAATGGACACGCACCAACTCAGATTTCCAAAGTCCAGCACAATGTGGTGCATGCAGTTCCGGGACGGTTGAGGTTGCGAGTACCTCGCCTCCGTTATGATAAGGATTACGCACAGCGCCTCCAATCCTTGTTAGAAGCTGACGCCCTGTTTTCAAGTGTACGTATTAAGCCTACAGCGTCTTCACTAGCAGTAACTTATAAAATTGGTAAAGCCACGGAAGGCAAAATCCGATCGCATCTAAGTTATTTGCTTCAAGCAGCGAGTGACGTTATTGTTCTCAAGCCTTCCACTTTAAAAAAAGCTGCTGAAAGCGAGACAGAAAAACCTTGGCCTGGGATGCAACTCTCAGCTTTGACAACAGTTTTAGCCGTGCTAGCAGGACCTTTTGGGCTACCGATTCCACCCCTGATGATAGCAGCGACTATAGCAGTTACGACATTGCCTGTAGTCCAACGAGCTTGGGAAGGAATTACGGTAGAAAAGAAATTCAATATTGACTTTCTGGATTTTATGGCGATCGCCATCACAACGCTTCAAGGTCAATTTCTGACACCTGCACTCATGCTGGGGTTGATTGAAATTGGCGAGAATATACGCGATCGCACGGCTCGCTCGTCTGCCCAACAAACCTTAGATCTGTTAAGTTCCCTCGGACAGTTCGCCTGGATAGAACGTGATGGAGAGAAAGTCCAAATCCCCATCCAAGACGTGCAAAAAGGGGATACGGTAATCGTTTATCCCGGCGAACAAGTACCTGTTGATGGTACCATCGTGCGTGGAAAAGCATTACTAGACGAGCAAAAACTGACTGGAGAATCCATGCCAGTCTTAAAGAAGAAAGGACAAACCGTCTATGCTTCAACCCTAGTGAGGGAGGGACGAGTTTATATCCTGACAGAGCGGGTCGGTAACGACACTTGTGCTGGACAGAGCATTCAATTAATGCAACAAGCACCCGTTCACGATACCCGAATGGAAAACTACGCTGCAAAAATTGCCCAGAAAGCTGTATTGCCAACTTTACTACTGGGTGGGATTGTGTTTGCCACAACTCGCAACCCAGCAAGAGCCGCCAGCGTCTTAACCCTTGACTTTGCAACTGGAATCAGGGTATCGGTACCAACCACTGTTTTAGCAGCATTAACTTATGCAGCACGACGGGGCGTTCTCATTCGCAGCGGAAGGGCATTGGAAAAACTTGCAGAGATAGATACTGTTGTTTTTGATAAGACAGGCACTTTGACCAGAGGTGAAGCTACTGTCGTTCATGTAGAAAGTCTCAACCCAAATACTTCACCAACACGAGTACTGCAACTAGCAGCTGCAGCCGAACAACGTCTGACCCATCCAGTAGCAGAAGCGATCGTGCGCTATGCAGAAGAACAGAAAATCGAAATTCCTGCCCGTGGCAAGTGGGACTATCAACTTGGTTTGGGTGTACGGGCAGAGATTGATGGAGAAACCGTTTATGTTGGTAGCGAGCGCCTTCTAGAACAAGTTGGCATTGCAATGGAACAGCTTGACGGCAACGAAAAGAAAGCAACCTCAACAATTTATGTAGCAAGCAACGGTCAACTGCAAGGTATAATAAAATATAGTGACGTACTCCGTTCAGAAAGTCGGGAAGTTATTGCAAAACTGTTAACAGTCGAAGGTGTGGAGGTCCACATGCTAACTGGAGATAACAGGCAGACCGCTAGCGTTGTTGCTGCTGAACTTGGTATTGCCCCAACCCATACCCATGCAGAAGCTTTTCCCGAGCAGAAAGCAACAGTTGTCCGCGAACTACACGAACAAGGGAAAACAGTTGCGTTTGTTGGCGATGGTATCAATGATTCGCCCGCTTTAGCATACGCTGATGTTTCTGTTTCTTTTGCCAATGGCTCTGACATTGCCCGTGAAACAGCAGATGTAGTACTGATGCAGAATGACCTGCACGGTTTGCTAGAGGGAATTGAGATTGCTCGTAAAGCCAAGCAGCTCATTCAGCAAAATACAGCTATGATTGCTGTTCCCAATTTAGCCGCCTTAGTCGTGGCAGTTTTATTTGGTCTTAACCCCCTAGCAGCAACGATGGTGAACAACGGTTCGACAGTTGTTGCAGGAGTTAACGGTTTGCGTCCAATTTTGAGAAGTCGCGACCGCAAAACTCTCCCCGCAGCTAGATGA
- a CDS encoding DUF5132 domain-containing protein, giving the protein MAPKITDFVEDAGAPGIIAGIGAVLLAPVVIPVVAGIGKPIAKSIIKSGLVLFEKSKGAVAELGESWEDMVAEARAELAEGRQLPAVDVAGTSVDNSDNGL; this is encoded by the coding sequence ATGGCACCAAAAATTACTGATTTTGTTGAAGACGCAGGCGCACCCGGAATCATCGCCGGTATTGGTGCAGTCCTTCTTGCACCTGTCGTTATTCCTGTCGTTGCTGGAATTGGTAAGCCAATAGCCAAGTCTATTATTAAGAGTGGACTTGTTCTTTTTGAAAAAAGCAAAGGCGCTGTTGCAGAACTCGGCGAAAGCTGGGAAGACATGGTTGCTGAAGCAAGAGCAGAACTAGCTGAAGGCAGACAATTGCCAGCAGTTGATGTTGCAGGAACATCAGTTGATAATTCTGATAACGGTTTGTAA
- a CDS encoding HMA2 domain-containing protein — protein sequence MPKIIQEECRKKSTSQPIYTKVVSSTPGRLRLRVASRYRQSGDIERIANALQAQPNINQVRTNIQNGSIVIQHDTQDDSFENVLATLKDLGIIFGDIAVGKSEAAAGVSDAVVDLNKRVRKATNNSVDLRFLFPLGLGILSIRKLLVSGLQFEIIPWYVLAWYAFDSFIKLHGMTQHSTNESEN from the coding sequence ATGCCAAAAATAATCCAAGAAGAATGTAGGAAAAAATCTACATCTCAACCCATATATACAAAAGTTGTCAGTTCTACTCCAGGGCGATTGCGTTTGAGAGTAGCCTCTCGCTACCGTCAATCGGGAGATATAGAGCGCATTGCAAACGCCTTACAAGCTCAACCAAATATTAATCAAGTCAGAACTAATATTCAAAATGGCAGTATCGTTATACAGCACGATACACAAGATGACAGCTTTGAAAATGTTCTCGCAACTTTAAAAGATTTAGGCATTATATTTGGTGATATAGCAGTAGGAAAATCTGAGGCTGCAGCAGGGGTATCTGATGCTGTGGTGGACTTGAATAAGCGGGTGAGAAAAGCAACAAATAACTCTGTTGATTTGCGATTCCTTTTTCCTTTAGGTTTGGGCATTCTTTCCATTCGGAAATTACTTGTGAGCGGGCTACAGTTCGAGATTATTCCCTGGTATGTATTGGCATGGTACGCCTTTGATAGCTTTATTAAACTCCACGGGATGACCCAGCACTCAACAAACGAGTCAGAAAATTAA
- a CDS encoding ABC transporter permease, with the protein MQYKVSFWLQVLGQFLGTVIEFLGIWALFTRFNSIGTWTLAEIALFYGTINISFACADALGRGFDSFTKIIKNGDFDRLLLRPRTTVLQLLGMEFTLKRIGRFSQGLVVMGWSLSTLHIPFTVKTLWLLGSSFIGSVALFVGIVIIQATLTFWTIESLEIMNILTYGGVETAQYPLSIYGKWFQRFFTFLIPFGCVSYFPLVAVLEKERAFLIPLWFCYVSPLAGILFLIVSLKLWKLGERYYCSTGS; encoded by the coding sequence ATGCAGTATAAAGTTTCCTTCTGGCTTCAAGTCTTAGGGCAATTTTTAGGAACTGTTATTGAATTTTTGGGAATATGGGCGCTTTTTACTCGTTTTAACAGTATTGGTACGTGGACTCTTGCCGAAATTGCTTTATTTTATGGCACGATTAATATTTCTTTTGCCTGTGCTGATGCTCTCGGACGGGGATTTGATTCCTTCACAAAAATCATTAAAAACGGTGACTTCGACCGTTTGCTTCTGCGTCCGCGCACAACCGTACTTCAACTTTTAGGAATGGAATTTACCTTGAAACGAATAGGACGATTTTCTCAAGGATTGGTAGTCATGGGGTGGTCGCTTTCAACTCTCCATATTCCTTTTACTGTGAAAACATTGTGGCTTTTAGGCTCTTCATTTATTGGCAGTGTTGCACTCTTTGTTGGCATTGTTATCATACAAGCAACGCTTACCTTTTGGACTATTGAGTCTCTTGAAATTATGAATATCCTCACTTATGGAGGAGTGGAAACTGCTCAGTATCCTCTTTCAATTTATGGCAAGTGGTTTCAGCGATTCTTTACTTTCTTGATACCCTTTGGTTGTGTCAGCTATTTTCCTTTGGTAGCAGTGCTGGAAAAAGAACGTGCTTTTTTAATACCTTTATGGTTTTGTTACGTCTCGCCACTAGCAGGTATTCTTTTTCTGATCGTTTCTTTGAAGCTATGGAAATTAGGAGAACGATACTATTGTTCCACTGGTAGTTAG